TTAAAACGGATTTTCCTAAGGGAAACCATATTCGGGTTCATCCCATTTTGCACTGGAACGAGATTGATGTTTGGTCTTATATAGGTAGGGAGAAGATTCCCTTGGTAGATTTGTATTTTGCTAAAGATGGTAAACGCTACCGGAGCTTGGGCTGTGCTCCTTGCACAGGCAAAATTAATTCTAATGCCACTACCGTTGAGGAAATTATTGAAGAATTAAAACATACCACCGTTAGCGAAAGGGCAGGCAGAGCCCAGGATCAGGAAGATGCTTACGCCATGCAGAAACTCCGCAAAGACGGGTATATGTAAGGAGGAAAATAGGGTGGCAATTGAAAGAGAAATATTAAAAATTGTAGTGGTCGGTCATGTTGATCATGGCAAATCTACCTTAATCGGTAGGCTGCTTTATGATACCAAGTCCCTTCCTGAAGGGGCCATCGAGAGAGTAAAACGCATTTGCAAGGAAAAAGGAAAGCCCTTTGAATATGCATACTTATTGGATGCCTTTGAGGAAGAACAAAAACAAGGAATTACCATTGATACCACTCAGCTTCAGTTTTTTACGGAAAAAAGAGAATACGTAATTATTGATGCTCCAGGACATAAGCAATTTCTAAAAAACATGATTTCCGGTGCCGCCAATGCTGAAGCTGCTTTGCTAATTATTGATGCACAAGAAGGTATCCAGGAGCAGTCCAAAAGACATGGCTACATCCTTTCTCTCTTGGGTATACAAAAGGTCTATGTGATCGTCAATAAGATGGATTTAATCGATTATTCTGAGGAAAAATTTAATGAGATTAAGTTTCAAATGAATGAGTTTCTGAATAATCTCCATGTTTATCCCTTAAAATACATTCCCATTTCCGCTTTTCATGGAGAAAATATAACCCAAATTTCGGAAAAAATGCCTTGGTATCAAGGGGAACCTATCCTAAAGGCTATTGACCTTATTGAGAAGGATAGGGGTTTAGAGGATAAACCCCTGCGCTTTCCCATTCAAGATGTTTATAAATTTGACCAGCGCCGGATTATTGCCGGGAGAATTGAAACAGGCCGTTTACAGGTTGGAGATGAAATTCTTATTAATCCTGGTGGTAAAGTGACACGGGTCAAAACCATTGAGAATTGGGTGGAAAAAGATAAAAAAACAAAAGTTAGTGCCGGTATGTCCGTTGGCATAACAGTGGAGGATGAATTTTTTAATCAACGAGGGGAAGTAATTACCCATGTGGGGCAAGGACCTTACATTGCTAACGCTTTAAAAGCCAACCTATTTTGGATGGGTAAAACCCCTTTAGTGAAAGGTAAAAAATATAAGTTTAAACTGGTTACCCAGGAAGTGGAATGTGAGATCATAACCATCCACAAGGTAATAGATGCATCAACTCTGGCTGCTATTGAAGATGCCCGAGAAATTAAGGCTGGAGATGTAGCCGAGGTGACCATCAAGACCAAGGAGCAGATCAGCTTTGACGAATTCAAAAATAATCCTAACACTGGCCGATTTGTGCTGGTCGATGGTTATGATGTGAGCGGGGGAGGAATTATCTCTGGTACCGTAGGCGAAATACTGACCACCACTAAGTTCGTTAGCAAAGATCTATTTTTTCCTGTAACCTGCTTCGATGAATATTATTATGCCTTTGCTGAGCAACAATTGGTAAAAAAGTCCAGACGGCCTACCACTTTTGCTATTGGTGATGTGGCTCCTCTGAGTGGGGATACCTATACTTACCCTGAAAACATTAATATTGTCAATATTAGCATGGGTTTGATCGCTAGCATTGGGAAAGCTTCCCTGTTAAGTATTGAGCATTTGGCCGGACATAAATACAATGGGGTTCCCATGATTGAAGCTAACGGTGCCGCAATTAAAATTGCTTCAGCTGAAGAGTACCAACGGTTTACTGCTGAATTAGAAGGTCTTAACCTGGATAATAAGGAACAATTTGAAGATTTTGCTAATAAATGGTTAGACCTAACCAAGTATAGAAAGATTAAGTATAAAGCAACATTAAATAGCTCGGAAATTGAATATCATATTTAGTAGATAAAAACGAAGAGTAAAAAAAAGACTCTTCGCCTTTGGGGCGGAGGGTCTTTGGTATCTAAGAGAAAGTTACAAATAGAAATTGCAGAGGTGAGTGGAAATGAAGGATTTGGCAGGAAGTGGTTGCGAGATATTAATCCCTTTTAATGAGAGAAAACCGTTAAGGGAAATAGAACGCAGCATTATTACCAAATATAGACGGACTATTTGGAGTAAGTTTATTCGCGCTATAAAAGATTACCGATTAATAGAAGAAGGTGATAGGATTGCTGTTGCTATTTCCGGGGGTAAAGACAGCATGCTTCTGGCCAAGTTGTTCCAGGAACTACAGTGCCATGGCCAAACCAATTTCTCTCTAGAGTTTATTGCTATGGACCCTGGTTATCATCCAAGTATCAAAGAATTGCTGGTTGATAATTGTGCCTATTTAAACATACCTATTCATTTATTTGAATCACACATTTTTAAGGTTACAGAGAAAATTGCGCAGGATTACCCCTGTTATATGTGTGCTAAGATGCGAAGGGGTGCTCTCTATGCCAAAGCACAGGAATTAGGCTGCAACAAACTAGCCTTAGGTCATCATTTTGACGATGTTATTGAAACAACTTTGTTAAATCTTTTGTTTGCCGGCAGATTTAAGACTATGCTGCCTAAGCTAAAATCGCAGAATTTTACTGGGTTAGAGTTGATTCGGCCCCTTTACTATGTGGAGGAGAGCGCAATAGTTAGTTATACCAATCGTAATGGTATTTGGCCTTTAAACTGCGCCTGTATGGTGGCAGCGGAAAAAACAGCCAGCAAACGTTTTGAAATCAAACAGCTGCTGCAAAATCTAAAAAAGGATTATCAAGATGTAGACAAATCTATTTTTCGTGCCGCTCAAAATGTTAATTTAGAATCAGTTCTGGGTTGGAAAATAGGTGGGAAAAATTATTCTTATTTGGACCAATACGATCAATAATATCTTACCGAGTATAATTAGATACCAAGCTGGAGAGCCGTGCGAAGATTGAATTTAACGGACATGGTACTTCCCGGTGGATTTACAGAGAGTCGCAGATAGTGGGATTGCGATATTGTATGCTTTAATTGAATATCACAAAACAAGCCGGTTGGATGGTTAGTTGAAGTTATTACCTCAACCGGCTTGTTTTAATAATTCCAAGGTATTTGACAATATGGGCGGGGTAATCATATTGACATAACGTTATAGAATAAGTATCATATAATTAGTAATTTAGTAAATTACTAATTTGGCAAGTGATTTGGAGGTTATGTAATGAAAATACCAACTACTTTAAAGCATAAACCAGTTATTGTATCTGAAAACTATGAAAATGTTGATGGGAGATACGCTTATAATACAGATGCCAAGGGCCTTTCCTTAGGATTAGCTCAGTGGAATGATCGGGGTAAGGTAGAAATTTCGGCCAAAGTATGGAGATATACAGGGGAAAAGTGGTCTAGGC
This genomic window from Bacillota bacterium LX-D contains:
- a CDS encoding GTP-binding protein, whose translation is MAIEREILKIVVVGHVDHGKSTLIGRLLYDTKSLPEGAIERVKRICKEKGKPFEYAYLLDAFEEEQKQGITIDTTQLQFFTEKREYVIIDAPGHKQFLKNMISGAANAEAALLIIDAQEGIQEQSKRHGYILSLLGIQKVYVIVNKMDLIDYSEEKFNEIKFQMNEFLNNLHVYPLKYIPISAFHGENITQISEKMPWYQGEPILKAIDLIEKDRGLEDKPLRFPIQDVYKFDQRRIIAGRIETGRLQVGDEILINPGGKVTRVKTIENWVEKDKKTKVSAGMSVGITVEDEFFNQRGEVITHVGQGPYIANALKANLFWMGKTPLVKGKKYKFKLVTQEVECEIITIHKVIDASTLAAIEDAREIKAGDVAEVTIKTKEQISFDEFKNNPNTGRFVLVDGYDVSGGGIISGTVGEILTTTKFVSKDLFFPVTCFDEYYYAFAEQQLVKKSRRPTTFAIGDVAPLSGDTYTYPENINIVNISMGLIASIGKASLLSIEHLAGHKYNGVPMIEANGAAIKIASAEEYQRFTAELEGLNLDNKEQFEDFANKWLDLTKYRKIKYKATLNSSEIEYHI
- a CDS encoding ATP-binding protein, which codes for MKDLAGSGCEILIPFNERKPLREIERSIITKYRRTIWSKFIRAIKDYRLIEEGDRIAVAISGGKDSMLLAKLFQELQCHGQTNFSLEFIAMDPGYHPSIKELLVDNCAYLNIPIHLFESHIFKVTEKIAQDYPCYMCAKMRRGALYAKAQELGCNKLALGHHFDDVIETTLLNLLFAGRFKTMLPKLKSQNFTGLELIRPLYYVEESAIVSYTNRNGIWPLNCACMVAAEKTASKRFEIKQLLQNLKKDYQDVDKSIFRAAQNVNLESVLGWKIGGKNYSYLDQYDQ